A segment of the Paramisgurnus dabryanus chromosome 5, PD_genome_1.1, whole genome shotgun sequence genome:
ATTCGCATTTTTATTTCCGTAAAGAAATGAAGATAACAAGTTGCTTGCTAGTAGTTTAGCTATTTTAACTCTAGAAGTCATCCGTTTCTGATAAGTAACTTAAAAAGAAATAGTTTCTTTCCTTATTGTTCAGTTGGTAACGATGTATTTACACACAGATTTGACTTTGAAATGTATAGAgttggatttataaaaaaacagcaGGTTTTGATGTGACGTTATATACGCCCTCTCACTGAATGAgggatttgttttgtttaatgtttGGCTGTCAATTTATGCATTCACGTGGCATATTCATATAGAAAGCATTTAACATCAGCTTTAGTGGgtacatatataaaatatgtattttgttaaaataacactTCTGAGAAATGTCTCATAAAATATAATGAACACTGTACAAAATAAAGACAGATAGCTAGGTAGATACTTTTCCACTTTCTTGAAACCGAACACTGTTTTTGTTTATACATGTGTCTTGtttatataattacatttatgtatatggcagataattttattaaaagtgACTTTATCATATACACTTTATCAATATCTAAGCATCGAACCCACAAACTCGTCTGCCGCtaatgctaatgcaatgctctaccatccCTGATTTCCAGGAAGAGATGTCAGGAGAAAGTGTGGTGAGCTCGGCTGTGCCGGCAGCTACAACTCGGACCACCTCTTTTAAGGGGTCCAGTCCTAGCTCCAAGTATGTGAAGCTGAATGTTGGGGGGGCACTGTACTACACCACCATGCAGACCCTGACCAAACAGGACACCATGCTGAAGGCCATGTTTAGTGGCCGTATGGAGGTCCTCACAGATAGTGAAGGTAAACGTAATGATGTCTTCAAATAGATCATCGAACGAGGCCTGTTTCAGGATATAAGTCTCACTCTTGGACTCTTTCtgcaggttggattttgattgacaggtgtgGGAAGCACTTTGGGACAATCCTGAACTATTTGAGAGATGGGGTCGTCCCCTTACCTGAGAGTCGGAGGGAGACGGAGGAGTTGTTGGCGGAGGCAAAATATTACCTGGTACAGGGGCTGGTGGATGAATGTCAGGCAGCATTACAGGTAGGGTAGATATACAAAATATACACCGTAGTATTtctgtgtatttaaaaaaaatcatattattgtttttaattgtgTTCAGAACAAAGATGCATATGAACCGTTCTGTAAAGTACCACTGGTGACATCATCCAAAGAGGAACAGAGACTTATTGCTACTGCCAACAAGGTACAAATCCTTCGCAGCTAAATGCCGTttggtgattctcacgaaatccagatttagaaggtgtccagcatcagaatttttataaagcccttgaagccaatttttgttttgcacatataagattaaggtctgaacttactataaccattctTTTTAGAGgatgtaaaaaatatttcctataaaattatttaaattttttttagattatcattatcaaaaattatcattaccgcaacatattacattaaatatatgcatttacaagcTCATGTTTCAGAAATGAGAACTAAAAaattgtctaggtactatgacaaacaaaattttaacttttatctggagagaaaaaataagaactgcttacctggtagccatcttgagtgtcacagtcaattttATCCCTTTCATCAAttttttttggaaatgttaattccttgagggcttaaacaatgattgaaaattgttgcggaggatgagaaaattgatcttggacacatttatattccttattattgtctctacgtTTACCagtgatcaccaaataccacatgttttttttttactgtaaatgtttatagtataacatgcactaaagctttttatttttgtagatttttttttattataaatattttcatgtcaaagaacccaaatccagtcatggagacgttgcggtaatgaaaatgttccccttaaatgtgcaaaaaaactaaattggCTTGTATGATgtaatttgaaatcatgtgcaaaatagtacacgaagagatgtttgtaattgtatgctttactttttttatcaaaatgtttcatgacacctcataagtctaattccGCGAGAATCACCTGTTTGCTTTTTCAACGTATAGAGCTTTgacgtctttctttgttcacaGCCTACAGTTAAACTGCTGTACAATAGGAGCAACAATAAGTATTCCTATACTAGGTAAGATGGCTTCAGTGTTTGAGTTGGAAAGCAAATGGAAGATACAGTTACTGAGATTTGACCTGATCTACTTTGTCCTTACTTTATAGCAACTCTGATGACAACATGTTGAAGAACATTGAGCTATTTGACAAGCTGTCCCTGAGGTTTAATGGCCGGGTGCTCTTCATCAAGGATGTGATTGGTGACGAAATCTGTTGCTGGTCCTTTTATGGTCAAGGAAGGAAGATTGCAGAAGTGTGCTGTACATCAATAGTCTACGCTACTGAAAAGAAGCAGACCAAGGTGAATGGTCGTCCATGTTaatgcttttaataaaaaaattatataccaATATATGACCCGCTCCTCACAGGTTGAGTTCCCAGAGGCTCGCATTTATGAAGAGACCCTCAACATCCTGCTCTACGAGTCTCAAGATGGCCGCGGACCCGATAATGCACTCCTGGAGGCCACTGGGGGCGCTGCAGGTCGATCTCACCACATCGATGAAGACGAAGAGAGGGAGCGCATCGAAAGGGTGCGAAGGATACACATCAAACGCCCGGATGACCGCACTCATCATCATCAGTGACCCTGCTGTTTACCCTCTCTTTAGTGCCTTAACGACCACCAGCGCTTCAGTTACGCCCCTTTATTTGCACATGGACACGTCTGTTAAAAGATTATACTGCGACGAATCCGCTTCCTTATAGAAGGTGATACTCTAAATAAGTAGTATTTAATACCTTGATATGTCACATAGAAGGTTGAATATAGCATATAGGGCAGCATGTTCAAGCCGTTAGCATGGCAAAATATGGGCATTGATTTTTAATGTGTACAACTTATAAATGGTTTTACTGCATTGACATTCCATTTTGCCCTATTTGCTATTTTTAAAGTGAATTATAACGAATTTGACTATTATAACTATCATTAAATTAtagatttgcatttaaagaataTTATCATAATTGAAGTGTCAGTCAGTTATTACTTTTATTGAGTATTATAtgtccagtgtaatggtgtgcgcGTCATTTTAACGTGTTCTGTTTAAGTAAATACTGTAGGGTTCCTGGTGCCTTATAGGTTAATACTGTGCTCTTCATGTGTGAGTTTTGTAGCTTTTGAGTTTATACCCTATTGATTTCTGTTTATAAGTGTTGGAGCCGAAATTCGCTGTGCTGTTATGTCTTAATTCGATGTTTTGATTGAGCGACAGGACTTTTGCGAATGTTTGTCGGTCTTTTTGTTCAGTGAAGGAGTAATTTTGCCTTATGAGAATTCAATGCAGGGACTGAGAAAACCAGACCTCCATATCACTGCACTCAATTATTTCTCATCCTTTTCTTCTTGCGCagaatgattatttttttaggtaaCCTGCAGAGGAGAGTATGGGTGATGGTTTTTTAAAGTATGTCATATGGATTGTGGTCAGTAGAGGGCAGTATAGTGATGATCAAGATGATCAAAACCTTCATCACAATCTTCAACGCTTTCAGATCTTTACATACCAGTTTTAAATCCCATCAAGTTAATTATGCCTTTGGTTGGTAGGCGATCACATACAAGACATTGAGATGTAGTAAGGAGTGTTCGGATGTATGTGTGTAACTAATTAATGGACATCAAATACATATGGGTGTGTAATTAGAGACTTGACCATGTCAGAGGAGCTTCAGAAAGAACAGGAGAACAAACTCCTCCCACTGCATTGCGTAGTGTCACAGATAGTTGTGCTCTCTAGTTTTATTAAAGTTGTATTAAAAAATGAAGTCTGAAATACTGTAGAGAAGTTTGTACAGATGtgcacataaaaatgttttacatagAAATTATTTATACACATGTTATCGCAAATAAAGATTTCTACAATTTTGTAGGCCAAAGTATGCATTGCTTTGTCTTTAATTTCTGTGGTTTGcatgcatttaataaaaaaaaaatattcatagcAAGTTGTTTTGCACCATAATATGAAAATTAAATTGAGTAAAAATGTACATCATCACAAGAATGGTCATCTCAAAAGCAATGtttataaaagcaatttttttatcGATTATTGCAGTCATTTGGGGGAGAGCGAGTGGAGTAAGAGATCCTCTTCCATAAGGGTTTCCCTCATGAAATATATATCATTTAAATCCCCTGTTTACATCATCGAGACTTGATCCGT
Coding sequences within it:
- the kctd10 gene encoding BTB/POZ domain-containing adapter for CUL3-mediated RhoA degradation protein 3, which translates into the protein MEEMSGESVVSSAVPAATTRTTSFKGSSPSSKYVKLNVGGALYYTTMQTLTKQDTMLKAMFSGRMEVLTDSEGWILIDRCGKHFGTILNYLRDGVVPLPESRRETEELLAEAKYYLVQGLVDECQAALQNKDAYEPFCKVPLVTSSKEEQRLIATANKPTVKLLYNRSNNKYSYTSNSDDNMLKNIELFDKLSLRFNGRVLFIKDVIGDEICCWSFYGQGRKIAEVCCTSIVYATEKKQTKVEFPEARIYEETLNILLYESQDGRGPDNALLEATGGAAGRSHHIDEDEERERIERVRRIHIKRPDDRTHHHQ